Genomic segment of Corythoichthys intestinalis isolate RoL2023-P3 chromosome 7, ASM3026506v1, whole genome shotgun sequence:
tggaataacgggagcaattttaacaactttaacggttgcttcacagcattaaattaatttaatgtagtttaaagctgccaatacagaatggggatttgagtatattatttattgtttttaactgttaactgatactgaaatagtcatttatttaagtctgcaaggctttttttttttttttttaacagttattgtaactaatgtacaaatcattaaaaacagctaatagcgggggtgggtgggggggtgtcatcaataatccatttataatcgaatcatagTCTCTGAATCTTAATCGTAATcgcatcgttaggtgcccaaagattcccacctctagtcaaTACCATATACGTACTGATTCCATATCAAATATATTGCCTGTAAAataaaagctgtttttttttcaaccgtTTGATTTTGTAGATTGCAGTCACCAAACTGAAATTTCATTGACGTTGAAGAAAAACAACATGCCATCCTTTGTAAAAAGTGAAGAAAATGTGTTGTGATCCCGAACAAATAAAATCTAGGAAAGGCGACTACGAACCTTATTGTCATTACCACCAGAAGCGAGCAACTGATGGTCGGTGCTCCACTTCAAGCCGCACACTTCCTGCCTGTGTCCTTGCAGCCGTCGCTCTGACTGGAGAGGAGGAGCTCGGATGTCCCTCTGAAGAATCATGCGATCCCGGCTGCCTGAGGAGAGCTGGTCCGCATTCCATGCTAGAGCCCCTGTGGTCACACAAAGTAATTTAAACATCTTAAAAGGAACCTCGGAATTAAAGACTCATAGGCTCGAATAAGCCACAACTGTTCTCTCTTACtaaaaatgttattagaaacatataaaatattgccattgatttaaaaatttataatatttagtacatgtttagaCCTACGGGGTCattatgttttatgcgcgcaatggacgctcggggtgatgacgtagtttgtcactctctagacgaacactacctgTGTTCTGCAATttcttctacgcggcgagacgtccaacacatgtgcacatcagttaaaagcggcgagtacttgctATTCATGTTTTtactgagtcttttattacctttttattACCTCAAAACACTTttcgcatgtgtttccctctataCTTTTAAGcactgtgttttcttgtggtagcgttAAAGCAGatagttgatctgttgaccacattatgcacatagcatatttaaaccacccttatttgttattactacatttaaatattttcttaaggcatctttagtatgttctgtatgtattgaaacaaaacaagttgaaggcgcacggtagtacttcggGTGTCCAATTCGCCTCTTGGAGGtcgtttcgccagtgtagcacattttggcagaacaccgttatttttccctactctcgtctcgtctcatcccgtctttcctgttcatcttGCTTTTGCTGATAATTTTGgaaaatatcaacagtgctattatgctcattaatgttcctctcgggttcaaattgaaagggttaaatAGATGACATGTTTTTGTCGCTAGAGCCATACTTTGGACgctcggcagcgtaaccatgtggcgtcaccgccctgcaccgtcaacaacaatggcaacctactagttaaactaattttacaaattgtaaaaaaaacgaaacatcaagaggggtttcaatatcaaattattttaactcataacgtttatcttttaagaactacaaggctTTCTATGGCTGGATTTCAACTGAGAAGTTTAATtggcaattcatattttttctcTCTTGTGGCACGATTACAGCTGTTAAATGAAATGTAATTCTAGTCTTAGACCACaatttcttattttatttaactgCAAACATTCTAACCAACTCTGGCCGAGTGTCCTTCCAGGGTGGAGATTTTCTTGGCGCCGCCGGCATCCCAGATCTGGACATAGCCTTTCTGAGTCCCCACTGCTACCAGGTTGCCCTAAACATACCGTATATGAAGAATCCTTTCGTCAACAAGACCCAACTTAAAGACTTTTATAATTCACCTAGTTACCGAATAGGTACCGTACAGAACTTACCCTCTCAGACCAGCCAACTGACGTAACTGAGTCTCCCTCCACGGATAGATCACATAGTCTTGTTACCTGATGAAGTAACATTTCCAATAGAATAACTCGTTGATTACCAATGATGGTGATGCGCGCCCAATCCCTTTGGAATAGAAGGGCTAGCAGCGATCACTCAATCAAATATGTATCACTTTAGCTTTTCTGAACGTAAAGTAAAACTATTGACTGTACAATACACAGGTTTGTACCTGTGTACTGTGTGCATCCTTCAGGAATTTGGTATTTGTGAATCCAAGTATATTAATTGTTCGATATGatagtagggttgggaatctttgGCATTTTCGATATGGATCTAGATTACGGGTTGCAATTTGATATTGAGGTACAATCTCTTTTAATCTagacatcaatcaaaaaaaggtaaattctaaaaaaatcaacaacaatgAGTAAAAAATGCAACACTTTGACGTGATTATGAAAAAATTCaaggtaaacttttttttttttttcatgcattcgTTTTGTTTGTTAGTTCTAGAACCAGTTTAAAACTGATGAACGGCAGGCGAgtcaatgaataaaataaaaatatttgattgtgattttcggGATGTAAAGGAATTACTTGAATAATTTTACCTCATGAGTGTCCAGAGTTTCGGTAGCAAGTCAAGCATGCCGTACTAAGGATGTCGGAAACATACTGGTCGCTTCAAAATAAAACCCCAACAAATCGTGCATAGCACAAAGCAGTATCGTATtaaataggggtgtaacggtacacaaaaatctcggttcggtacgtacctcggttttgaggtcacggttcggttcattttcagtacagtaagaaaacaaaatgcaaaatataaatgtgctagttgtttattacacacttttgtgctttcaacaataggaacagtagcctatacaaagctagaattctgctcaaaaagtagcgggtatttaaagataataatccaacaacaatttgccttttagaccccgcgtattgatcagctttctttctgaaagaaagaagaaaaaagaagtcctgtgctaaagagaaaagcaatcccaatgacaaagattttaacatgtattttactttcattttacattttgtattttaatgaaatgcctcaatgaatcactttttttccttatgaacggttttcaaaagctttattggtggattttctcaagttaaagcgccacacagaaattaataaatgtaattgtgtaagcaggatctgtgtattattatttaattacagctgttttagctcatttaatttattctatttaaatgggctattatttattttattatgtgtgtgtattttacaaatgtgatgtagtattcatttatattgtatattttatgttgtataactttagttcctatgtgaatattagttcctacttgttttgttgtggtaggcgggttttgtattgaacacagggccgtgttggttattattatagcagagaagacaactgtaaatcaacaaagacaagtcaactgtgccccgatctaccactcaaagagatctgatggactcaaaaagtgggttacgattgcatattagtttgaaactcgaccggatccaccgtatttttacacgagtgacttccggtctgccagctagtagtattgacgcaggagggctgcgtctcacgtcaaataaaTATACTcttccgttcttttcgcgtgcattgcgttgagccgcttctgggacgcgtctaacacgcggccgcactgtgactagtgtgcattggctgactgactttaacggccgcgtttcactgcgttctcgcggcggccacgttgtcgcgccgttgacgtttctaatttactgtcctaccgtgttggtcctcattatagtagagaagacggagtaaatatgatCAACAcatagaaactgtaacccgatcgactcacagcctcgaaaagtaagggttacattacgtcagaaactcgttcggtacgactccgttccgaaccgaccaccaagtaccgaaacggttcaatacgaatacatgtaccgttacacccttagtattaAACTATAAGGCGCAAATAAAAgctttcaattttctcaaaagccaacagtgcaccttataatccaatgtgctttgtatatggatcaatattggttaatcatggcatgaaatTCACTTTAGTGCAACTACATCTAGTGGTATGCATAATGCAACCCCAAgccctactactactactactacggcaccttatatatgaaaaatgttttaaaataggccactcattcaaggtgcgccttatactctgatgcgccttatagtacgGTAAATACTGTACTTTTCATTTTAAGCTGGTCCACAACGTCAGTCATGCTGCAACTTCCTACTTGGTAGCAGTTATGTAGCGttcagtttttttctttgaaaaatattattcaagcactcaatgtttaaaaaaacaaaacaaacaaaacaaaaacaaaaaaacgatgtGAAGCGTCAGACAACCAATTCCTAGCCTTGTGACACACAGCTTGATAATcgatgtatttctggattactgGCAAATTTTGTGATGATTGAGTACCTTGCCATTGATATGCTCAAATTTCTCATCCTAACAAACGGATATCGATggaattgtttttttgtacCTACTCTATTAGTTCAACTACAACCTGTGTCCGGAATGTAAAAGCATTAGTCAACTCATTGCCTGTCATTAACAAAGGTAGgcgtccaatttatttgaactgggaggactggctgtgaatgcttatgTTGCAATGTCACTAACAGCacgagatgtccaattcataaaATGATTGCTgcgagccctcccagtcaaaatggattgcacctctagtgccgtcaatggcggccagtGAGTTGCAGTGGCACATGTACCTGGCTAGTAGAAGCACTCCACAAGTAAACGCATGTTCCCAGTCCGACGCTGAGCACATTGAGGGATGACCAGTCCACCAAATTCAGGTAAAAGTCATCCTGTAGTTCTGGTGCATCCAGGACTTTGAAGGGAATCTTGGGAATCTTTCTGGTTGGCTTTCTCGGTGATCGGAGCAGTTTCTGACTGCAAAAAAAGAACGTCAGAAATGCTGAAACCTTCAGGAAAATATGATAGTTGGAAACAAACCATTCTACCTTTTGTTGCTGACAGGTGATAATGAGTATGGAGAGATGTTGGGTTCGTTGGCTGGTGAGCTTCTTTTGAGCTCAAGAGTGTACTGCGAAGATCACAAAGGAATAACGTCTCTTTTTAGGTAATTCTAATCCAGGCAAAATGAGTGCTATTATGTATGATTGGACAAATGGAGCTAACACTAGTCAAGTGTTAAAATTGCCATATTTATATTTGTTCGTACAGTGAAAAGTCTCTGCTTTTGAGGTGTCAACAGCTGCAAATGGTTGTCTTCGGTTTGAGGATCCTGGACCCTTTCTATTCCTGCTCCCAGGAGCTCATTCTTCAGCAGAGCGGAGTATGTCAAACCATCTGCTGAAGGCACACATAATTAGTTGAATATAAAATGAGATAATAGTCATCTACTTTAtttaaaataacaaacaaaaaccagACACACATTCAGACATGAGTCATAACAAAGTGGAGGTGAGACAGAATGCAAACATGAGTGATTCTGACTTGTGTTTCATACTCACCTTTAACAATATCAGAAGATGGTTCCTTGGCTTTCCTGTTTTGATTTGCTGACTTCTCGTTTTCCTATTTAAAAACCAAAAGAGATACTCAATATAGAACACAGCTCATTAATTTCTCTTTTGCTGAAAACCAACTGTGTGACTATACACTGAGGTCATTGTTTAGGGAATGACCTATGCTCACTGCTCATTTGATAAGCAATGCAAAATGGCTCATTATATTGGCCAAAGTACTCAAAAAGTGGCTTCAGAGAAATTCCAATTACAGCTTTAGTGTTGCTTCCTATCTCTTAAATGCAGATTAGATATCACAGAAACGTGTTTGACTTGGACTACATTGTAATAATTATTCCCTGTATTTTTATTGAACAGAACATACACTGAGCCTGTGGAAGTTGATATCCCAATTGGCCCCCGCTCTAGTAGGAATAAATCGGTCTCCAAGTTTATTGGGTGACATGACTGGGGAAGCAGTGGATTGTGTTGCTCTCTGGAAACACAACAGATATACACACAATGTGAGAATAGTTCAGTATTTGTCAGTGACTTACCGGTTACTGAAATAAAAGAAGGGAAACTCACAGTCAGGCATGTGTTGTCATTTTGATGGTTGATTTGGCGTAGGAGGCGGTATTCATATTGTAGATCCATTTTGAAATTCAAGAGAAACCTAGAAAACTGATGCTATTAAACGTCAATATATAATATCAAATGTatacataaaaatatatatgtttatatttgGAGTGGGAATTCAATGCATTAATTTAGAGTCATTATTTACATGAGAGTTaactagtttaaaaaaattaacgcatTTTAATCAAGGGTTGCATTCCAATCACGGAACCTTCAAATGGAATAGAATAGaaggacatgtagttcttaaaagataaatgttagtacgagttaaaaAAATTTGATAGTAAAACccctttaatgttttcgttttaataaaatttgtaaaattagtttaactagtaggtcaccattgttggtgaggtcacatggccacgctcctgtcactctttaactacataaacatgtcgttggTTCTGCTCTTCCCATTTCCAaattttttcatttgtctgccGCCCTGGTTTTTGGAATCCTCTACCATGTGCAGATATTTGagtccattattttttttcgccTTGCTTTTACAGCCGCTCACCACGATTTTCCCCTctgttcttttttgttttgtttgttttttgatcccgacctgctgtcacggaccctttttttgtctccctttttGCGATCGTGTGTttattgtgtgtgttcaataaactctTGTACACGATCCATCtgctattgttgtctgctttgtgGTCAAGCCTCGCTTCCGCATTCGCAGATCGTTTTTTTGTTATATAATTAAATTGAGGTACTGATTGCAGCCAATCGATCGCTAAACAATACACATACGATCAATGTAGAAAAAATAACATGGTCCTTGAGGTGTGCCTTTAATGTTGCCAAAAGTGTGGTCTTGAATGCTGCCTTAATGCAGTGCCAGTGCGGAGTGGAATAAAAAGAGAATCACATTTGCTCAAAAATTTTGACACAAGTACAAATAAAGTACACGACAGTCCTCTTAGATCTCAATATGCAAAATTAGGCATCATTATAAACTGTTGGGCAGAAAATAGAGAATAGCCAGCAATCAAACTAcgtttaatacatttattcattcGTTTTCTGTGTCGCTTATTTGCTGGGAAGCAAGCTTCGGGAGCAACATCTGATAAATCTGACAGCAgcaccctgcgacgtcaacaatggcgacctactagttaaactaattttacaaattttatttaaacaaaaacataagtggggttttaatataaaattattataactcgttatttgatggatgaaggcgcgactcacctgtcagattagacatcatccatcagctgataaatgaCGCGTCACACCGACATCAGTGacactctgatgaaggcggaagtagtcgccgaaacatgtcaggtaaataaaacaattgtctgggataaaataaaatttcaactaatatataagtgtagacaaaatgaacttaaTACaactattataactcgtactaacatttatcttttaagaactacatttcTTTCTATCCCTGGGACCCTTTCAACCGGTGGTCTCCAACCCGGTCCTCAAAGCCCGCTGTGGGtcgtggtttttgttcctgccgATCCTGCACATATatttgaaccaatgaggtttctgctaaaacaagcagcacctgactgcaatcacctgattgcacttgtaacacacaccagattggtgaaaaagtgtagtcattttgtttgtttggaattAAATTCTGCACCCAGAGCGGGCCTTTAAGGTCCGGGTTGGAGaccactagaggtgggaatctttgggtaaccaacgattcgattacgattcagaggctccgattcaattataaatcgattattgatgtcacccaaacccccccttttaattttttgtacattagtttaaaaatactattaggctaaaccaaactaatatttaagtatcaagttaacagttaaaaacatcaaataaaatactcaagtccccattctgtatcagctgctttaaactacattcaattaatttaatgatgtgaatcaaccgttaaagttgataaaattgctcacgttattccattatttcccttctgtctacttagaACATgtctaagttttaaaactgtttcatcatttaaagatggattcaagtcaagattttgccgatttaggagtattttagataaaaagttaaataggtttgctacaacagagccttccagagaagtctactgctttaagatggcggctgtttacaacgcggcaactactaaactGCAAGCCTGTCGTTTCGTATCTAATTCGTTTtgtatgttctaacaccgcagtCGTctttcatttagcatctagttctgcatatactggactgtctcaggaaattagaatacacaatattctaattttttgagacagtcctgtgtatatatacaggactgtctcaggaaattagaatacacaatattctaatttcctgactgtctcagaatAGACAGTAtagaatatatatacacaggactgtctcaaaaaattagaatattgtgtattctaatttcctgagacagtccagtatgtcaTATCTACTATAGCCATAAGCGGCCGTATGttttagcaactagcaactgggcgttgtttgaaccagctgtcggccgcagtcaggtatttttgtgttttttatctagcggcatgagttgaacatgatatttgctctcggtccgttcctcattgcgtcctgaagaccacgccgactgtgttttagttctactttacctggtataattcaataatcggaatttggatgtttgtgaatcattctcgaatcttccacggccgaatcgcgaataatcttaaGAATcaaaaatttcgcacgcctctagagaCTACTGCTTTAAACAAAAGAACTCTAGTCAGAGCACAATCTTCTGATGCACCGATTAAACTGACTCACGCATTAGCTCGTCTGATGGTTACAGAAATCAAGTGAtctgattaaattagcctatttcatctagaaaaaaagaaaatttgatCAACATTTGGGTTTGTAcgaatatatatggcagaaaacacagacaaggctgaaaaagcagtttctgctcttgcacccctctttaaaacaaaccagtgtattttaagccaatagAACTGTTTGACATaacaatacgtctatatgctgtcatagcagattcattaagtccccaaactattaTTAACTAttattaatttgtccgttttaccctggaaacccccatttacagacgtcgcgcaaccgcttttgtttcaacctagccataaaaaggtaagtaatcatatttattattcgaaatgtctgtcatttttagctttgaatcattaattgatgtctaatatttcattaaaaaaaaaaaaacgactttcaaaaattattcactcgcatattttaaacctttaaacaaattacgtcacaatgaaaaaattagcgtctgtaaataagtcacggatatctacctcataactaccgcttaattgtactttttttcgttactgtcgcatttcccccaatatttcagatggtaaataatcgatccaaacaaaaaaattttgaaaagtttaaaagggtaaatatatgagaatgaaaatctcgacactcattgatgtctgcgatttctgcatcgcgacctttgttatatatattaccatgtttcacctataaaatccccccaaaatccggctgtggccattcacaactgtgtgtttacacttggtgatacatgctacatggagtttttggatcaaaaagaggtaagtacgcgataatatcttgttaaaatcatggcgtctttaattatgctctcgtatGCTCTCacatccagttagggttttgctgtttatttttttatttatttttgtttttttaatgccctcctgttcaaattttttcttcccccagaaaattgagggtctgggggtttcagagtggaacttcaagtcacctgagcgttttccgccatatacatagtgCTAGTCTTCACACAATTCACTCAAGAAGCTATGAGCCGGCTGGTTGAAAAGGTGTCTTAAAATGAAATCAGTACatgttgagggaaaaaaaggctAACATCACTTGAATCTCAAATAACCATTTATAGAAGACGTGCACgttatgatttttttcctttttttgttgttgtctttttttaaacattgaaatgcagtttctttaatttaaaaaaacaataacaacatgATGCATAAATCCCCATTGTTCAATTAGGCTTCTTCTCCTAACTATTTTTTAGCTAACTTTGACACATCGAGCTCATGTGTAAAGCAACGTGTCAAACTTGAGAGACTGATACGACCCTCAACATCATTGTGTGACCCGTAAACACTTGCCATAATTTCTTCTTAACCGATACTGCTACTAATACTAATCATAaatttataattataataacaataaatatttaagCTGTATGATCAAAAAGATTTTTGTATATTTAGCAGTATCCAATCGTGAATTTAGGGAAACATAACAAATTTATGGCGTATCGCTCTAACCCAAGCTAATATCCTTTTTTGTGTTCTCGTCATTTAAGCCACAGTATACTACTTATACAACAAATGTGACCAGAGCTAAAAACATTtctcaaaactggtgtaatgtgagCAACGCCCATTTCAATAGACGCGTAAAAACATACATAACACCACGAAGCTAAAGCGAAATCTTAGCTCACTTAACGTGGCTAGTTTATTTGTTTACCGACTCGTGAGAACACATACCTTTAAAGTCAAGCGTCACTTTCTAATATCGTCCATCTAACTTTATACATTTCTTCGTCAAATCCAGATAAAGAACATTCACTGGATCAACGCCAACAAATGAAGCAAGCTAAACGCAGTTGCATTATGGGTTATAGTCCACCTGACATAAACACGGAAGTGTTTACTTTTCAtgaatagatatcacatatacgaAGATAGATAAAGCAAGTTGGCGTTAGTGGCTTTACTAActggcggccatcttaaagcagtccaCATTTCCATCAGCCTCTCGTGCAGAGCACATAAGGTAAGTGATTTTCTCGACTAAAATACTCTTAACTCGAGaaattttttgacggattttcaaAGGATTTGGCAAACACGATAATATGCTTCAAAATGAacgttgaaaaaatatatttttatggaTGGAGGTAATTTTCAAAATCTTTGACATTAAGGAAAAACCAAGCCGTTTGAACATAGGTTGAAAATGCATTTATGCAatttataacttttttttttttttttttatgtaaagtgCCATTGACTACCTACTAAAATGTTAAGAATGCCACTGATCCAAAACGGCCGTTACGTAATGCTAGTCGTCCTGATTGGCT
This window contains:
- the LOC130919074 gene encoding fizzy-related protein homolog isoform X1, coding for MDLQYEYRLLRQINHQNDNTCLTRATQSTASPVMSPNKLGDRFIPTRAGANWDINFHRLSENEKSANQNRKAKEPSSDIVKADGLTYSALLKNELLGAGIERVQDPQTEDNHLQLLTPQKQRLFTYTLELKRSSPANEPNISPYSLSPVSNKSQKLLRSPRKPTRKIPKIPFKVLDAPELQDDFYLNLVDWSSLNVLSVGLGTCVYLWSASTSQVTRLCDLSVEGDSVTSVGWSERGNLVAVGTQKGYVQIWDAGGAKKISTLEGHSARVGALAWNADQLSSGSRDRMILQRDIRAPPLQSERRLQGHRQEVCGLKWSTDHQLLASGGNDNKLLVWNHSSLSPVQAYTNHLAAVKAIAWSPHQHGLLASGGGTADRCIRFWNTLTSQPLQCVDTGSQVCNLAWSKHTNELVSTHGYSQNQILVWKYPALTQVAKLTGHSYRVLYLAMSPDGEAIVTGAGDETLRFWNVFSKTRSTKESVSVLNLFTRIR
- the LOC130919074 gene encoding fizzy-related protein homolog isoform X2, which produces MDLQYEYRLLRQINHQNDNTCLTRATQSTASPVMSPNKLGDRFIPTRAGANWDINFHRLSENEKSANQNRKAKEPSSDIVKDGLTYSALLKNELLGAGIERVQDPQTEDNHLQLLTPQKQRLFTYTLELKRSSPANEPNISPYSLSPVSNKSQKLLRSPRKPTRKIPKIPFKVLDAPELQDDFYLNLVDWSSLNVLSVGLGTCVYLWSASTSQVTRLCDLSVEGDSVTSVGWSERGNLVAVGTQKGYVQIWDAGGAKKISTLEGHSARVGALAWNADQLSSGSRDRMILQRDIRAPPLQSERRLQGHRQEVCGLKWSTDHQLLASGGNDNKLLVWNHSSLSPVQAYTNHLAAVKAIAWSPHQHGLLASGGGTADRCIRFWNTLTSQPLQCVDTGSQVCNLAWSKHTNELVSTHGYSQNQILVWKYPALTQVAKLTGHSYRVLYLAMSPDGEAIVTGAGDETLRFWNVFSKTRSTKESVSVLNLFTRIR